A portion of the Acidimicrobiales bacterium genome contains these proteins:
- a CDS encoding sigma-70 family RNA polymerase sigma factor: protein MVDADYDTVFRAEHDAIVRSAFLVTGDRETAREVAQEAFAELHRHWRKVRHYDRPGAWLRRVAIRKAVRVKQRRPDVGVLPDDLTSAGPEVDVGAATLDVLRALRRLSPSQRAAIVLHYFEDRPVGEVAEALGCKPATASVHLHRARNRLAELLGEEVETDVPG, encoded by the coding sequence ATGGTCGACGCGGACTACGACACGGTGTTCCGGGCGGAGCACGACGCCATCGTGCGCAGCGCCTTCCTGGTCACGGGCGACCGGGAGACGGCCCGCGAGGTGGCCCAGGAGGCCTTCGCCGAGCTCCACCGGCACTGGCGCAAGGTGCGCCACTACGACCGGCCGGGTGCCTGGCTGCGCCGGGTGGCGATCCGCAAGGCGGTGCGGGTGAAGCAGCGCCGGCCTGACGTCGGCGTACTGCCCGACGACCTGACGTCGGCAGGCCCCGAGGTCGACGTCGGCGCCGCCACGCTCGACGTGCTCCGGGCGCTGCGCCGGCTCAGCCCTTCGCAACGGGCCGCGATCGTCCTGCACTACTTCGAGGATCGCCCGGTGGGCGAGGTCGCCGAGGCGCTGGGCTGCAAGCCGGCGACGGCGAGCGTCCACCTCCACCGGGCCCGCAACCGGTTGGCCGAGCTGCTCGGCGAGGAGGTCGAGACCGATGTCCCTGGATGA
- a CDS encoding PQQ-binding-like beta-propeller repeat protein, whose translation MDGFSKPALVAAAVVLALAATGCWPAPGQGPDRSAYNPFETVITPATVRSLAPVWTATMDVDGGRVGPPVVSNADVHVSDSTMIHTFDAATGAERWHYPETPVVAGAVGDPFVDGDRVLFTDGITVGFGGAWVSDTAWLDARTGVFQEDVPSNRVTGRRGSWLASYSRGGSPASGISLFSLQVQDLADPTFGWNRIVHFGSAPAPARPATLGRERLYYAGTATTSYVPLVDVVGVRAFPLTPPAPCALPPEGIVLSPIPCPLWATPTAGMPVTSPVLAPDESVLYVGTDDGTLLALDAADGHVLWSAALGAAPSADPALAEGWVYVALEDGDLVALPAGGCGAAACDVAWRADVGAPGVQPAVAGGLVFVGTDAGRVVALRAAGCGRPTCHPLWHRNFGAPITGAPAVSNGRLYVGVSPNQVVALAPS comes from the coding sequence ATGGACGGATTCTCGAAGCCCGCGCTGGTGGCTGCTGCGGTGGTGCTGGCTCTCGCGGCCACGGGCTGTTGGCCGGCGCCCGGTCAGGGGCCCGACCGCAGCGCCTACAACCCGTTCGAGACCGTGATCACGCCCGCCACGGTGCGGTCGCTGGCCCCGGTGTGGACCGCCACCATGGACGTCGACGGCGGTCGGGTCGGCCCGCCCGTGGTGTCCAACGCCGACGTCCACGTCAGCGACAGCACGATGATCCACACGTTCGACGCCGCCACCGGTGCGGAGCGGTGGCACTACCCGGAGACCCCGGTGGTCGCGGGGGCCGTCGGCGACCCGTTCGTCGACGGCGATCGCGTCCTGTTCACCGATGGCATCACGGTCGGGTTCGGGGGTGCGTGGGTGTCCGACACCGCGTGGTTGGACGCCCGCACCGGCGTCTTCCAGGAGGACGTGCCCAGCAACCGGGTGACCGGGCGGCGCGGCTCCTGGCTGGCCTCCTACTCGCGGGGCGGCAGTCCGGCATCCGGTATCTCCTTGTTCTCGCTCCAGGTGCAGGACCTGGCCGACCCGACGTTCGGGTGGAACCGCATCGTGCACTTCGGCTCGGCCCCGGCCCCCGCCCGTCCGGCCACGCTGGGCCGCGAGCGCCTGTACTACGCGGGCACTGCCACGACGTCCTACGTCCCCTTGGTCGACGTCGTCGGCGTCCGGGCCTTCCCGTTGACGCCGCCGGCGCCCTGCGCGCTACCGCCGGAGGGCATCGTCCTCAGCCCGATTCCCTGCCCGCTGTGGGCCACGCCGACCGCGGGCATGCCGGTCACCTCGCCGGTCCTCGCACCGGACGAGTCGGTCCTCTACGTGGGCACGGACGACGGCACGCTCCTGGCGCTCGACGCCGCCGACGGCCACGTGCTGTGGAGCGCGGCGCTGGGCGCGGCGCCGTCGGCCGACCCGGCGTTGGCCGAGGGCTGGGTCTACGTGGCGCTCGAAGACGGCGACCTCGTGGCGCTGCCGGCAGGTGGCTGCGGGGCCGCCGCGTGCGACGTGGCGTGGCGGGCCGACGTGGGCGCTCCGGGCGTGCAGCCGGCGGTGGCCGGCGGCCTGGTGTTCGTCGGCACGGATGCCGGGCGGGTGGTGGCGCTGCGCGCCGCCGGGTGCGGGAGGCCGACCTGCCACCCGCTGTGGCACCGGAACTTCGGCGCTCCCATCACCGGCGCGCCGGCAGTGAGCAACGGGCGGCTCTACGTCGGCGTGTCGCCGAACCAGGTGGTGGCGCTCGCCCCGTCATGA
- a CDS encoding thiamine diphosphokinase codes for MVVVAGGDPPSPHAADGLPGDAYVIAADSGLDYAPSLGLRVDLVVGDLDSVNPDALVAAEAAGITVERHPVAKDQTDLELALDRAIARAPERVVVIGGAGGRFDHVVAGVLQLAHERYGHVAMEARFGAARLTVVRGEQELHGQPGDLLSLLPVGGPARGITTTGLLYPLVDEDLLPGTSRGVSNELEAQVATVSVRDGVLLAVQPDALG; via the coding sequence GTGGTCGTGGTCGCTGGTGGCGACCCGCCGTCGCCCCACGCCGCCGACGGGCTGCCGGGCGATGCCTACGTGATCGCGGCCGACTCCGGGCTCGACTACGCACCGAGCCTGGGCCTGCGGGTCGACCTGGTGGTCGGCGACCTCGACTCGGTGAACCCGGACGCCCTCGTCGCCGCCGAGGCCGCCGGCATAACGGTCGAGCGCCACCCTGTCGCCAAGGACCAGACCGACCTGGAGCTCGCCCTCGACCGGGCCATCGCCCGGGCGCCCGAGCGGGTGGTGGTGATCGGCGGCGCCGGCGGCCGCTTCGACCACGTCGTGGCCGGTGTGTTGCAACTGGCGCACGAACGTTACGGCCACGTTGCGATGGAGGCCCGCTTCGGTGCGGCCCGCCTGACCGTCGTCCGAGGCGAGCAGGAGCTCCACGGACAGCCCGGCGACCTGCTCAGCCTGCTCCCCGTCGGCGGTCCCGCCCGGGGCATCACCACCACCGGCCTGCTCTACCCCCTCGTCGACGAGGACCTCCTGCCCGGCACCAGCCGCGGCGTCAGCAACGAGCTGGAGGCCCAGGTAGCGACCGTGAGCGTGAGGGACGGCGTCCTCCTCGCCGTCCAACCCGACGCCCTCGGGTAG
- a CDS encoding SRPBCC family protein has protein sequence MDVTAELVAPCGVEELFTWVGDLVRYPDWLDIVPTAVPAEPHPDDRGPAWSVDLRGQMGPFARSKRLRMVRVTHQPPLSVRFERVEHDGRHHSDWALQADVVPLDPENAHPSSLLRMQLHYGGALGGPIVEKLLADEITRSRPRLIELVEGSQLA, from the coding sequence GTGGATGTGACCGCCGAGCTCGTGGCGCCCTGCGGGGTGGAGGAACTGTTCACCTGGGTCGGTGACCTGGTCCGCTACCCGGACTGGCTCGACATCGTGCCGACCGCGGTGCCGGCCGAGCCCCACCCGGACGATCGGGGGCCGGCCTGGTCGGTCGACCTCCGGGGCCAGATGGGGCCGTTCGCCCGGTCGAAGCGGCTGCGCATGGTGCGGGTGACCCACCAGCCCCCGCTGAGCGTCCGCTTCGAGCGTGTGGAGCACGACGGGCGCCACCACTCGGACTGGGCGCTGCAGGCCGACGTCGTCCCGCTCGACCCCGAAAACGCCCATCCCTCAAGCCTTTTGCGCATGCAGCTGCACTACGGCGGGGCGCTCGGGGGCCCCATCGTGGAGAAGCTGCTGGCCGACGAGATCACCCGCTCGCGGCCCCGTCTGATCGAGCTCGTCGAGGGCTCGCAGCTCGCCTGA
- a CDS encoding M23 family metallopeptidase has product MQGGGLNFVDSWGYARSGGRGHKGTDMMAAYGTPTVAPVSGRVEHRSVSLGGSAWFLYGDDGNTYYGAHLSGYESVGVGWVPQGAVIGYVGNSGNAAGTAPHLHFEIHPGGGSAANPFPTVNPACPR; this is encoded by the coding sequence GTGCAGGGCGGCGGCCTCAACTTCGTCGACAGCTGGGGCTACGCCCGCTCCGGCGGCCGGGGCCACAAGGGGACCGACATGATGGCGGCCTACGGGACGCCGACCGTCGCTCCCGTCAGCGGTCGGGTGGAGCACCGCTCCGTCAGCCTCGGCGGCAGCGCCTGGTTCCTCTACGGCGACGACGGCAACACGTACTACGGCGCCCACCTGTCGGGGTACGAGAGCGTCGGCGTCGGCTGGGTCCCCCAGGGCGCGGTGATCGGCTACGTCGGCAACAGCGGCAACGCCGCCGGCACCGCGCCGCACCTGCACTTCGAGATCCACCCCGGCGGCGGCTCGGCCGCCAACCCGTTCCCGACCGTCAACCCGGCCTGTCCCCGGTGA
- the npdG gene encoding NADPH-dependent F420 reductase codes for MRIGILGGTGPAGSALAARLASVGFDVVVGSRSKYRAMEAVDTLLDRWSDRKLSISAGDNSGAAAADLVVLATPWDGATQTAHSVGDKLRGKVVISMANALTRIGKEFQPLVPPRGSVAASVQAAVPDCMVAAALHHVPAKELGDLNEPIESDVLICSDHPRAGEITSEIVAKIPNMRPLDAGELAMATPIESFTAVLLQLNMHYKTRVAVKFTGVPEQKRVVPAPAPAASEAAAAPKAPPAKSAK; via the coding sequence GTGCGCATTGGGATCCTGGGTGGAACGGGCCCGGCCGGCAGTGCTCTCGCGGCTCGGCTGGCGTCCGTGGGCTTCGATGTGGTCGTCGGCTCCCGGTCGAAGTACCGGGCCATGGAGGCCGTCGACACGCTGCTGGACCGCTGGAGCGACCGGAAGCTGTCGATCTCGGCGGGCGACAACTCGGGTGCGGCGGCCGCCGACCTCGTGGTGCTGGCCACGCCGTGGGACGGCGCCACGCAGACCGCGCACTCGGTCGGCGACAAGCTGCGGGGCAAGGTCGTCATCTCGATGGCCAACGCCCTCACCCGCATCGGCAAGGAGTTCCAGCCGCTGGTCCCGCCCCGCGGGTCGGTGGCGGCGAGCGTGCAGGCCGCCGTGCCTGACTGCATGGTGGCCGCGGCCCTGCACCACGTGCCGGCAAAGGAGCTGGGCGACCTCAACGAGCCGATCGAGAGCGACGTGCTGATCTGCTCCGACCACCCCCGCGCCGGGGAGATCACCAGCGAGATCGTCGCCAAGATCCCCAACATGCGACCCCTCGACGCCGGCGAGCTGGCCATGGCGACGCCGATCGAGTCGTTCACCGCCGTGCTGCTGCAGCTGAACATGCACTACAAGACCCGTGTGGCGGTGAAGTTCACGGGCGTGCCGGAGCAGAAGCGGGTCGTGCCGGCTCCGGCCCCGGCCGCTTCCGAGGCGGCCGCCGCGCCCAAGGCCCCTCCCGCCAAGTCCGCCAAGTAG
- the cysS gene encoding cysteine--tRNA ligase: MRLYDTARREVVPFEPGPVVTMYTCGITPYDATHLGHAAVYLTYDVLQRRLRDIGHETRCVRNVTDVDDDMLRKARQLGVHYLDLAAAETARFDDDMRALDVLPSWSEPRATSAIADIRGFIGMVLDRGFAYTSGGAVYFDVSKCERFGNLSHLSREEMVVLAAERGGNPDDPDKDDPLDFVLWQPSAEDEPAWESLWGPGRPGWHIECSALALRELGTTIDLHGGGTDLIFPHHECEAAQSEAATGEPFVRHWMHQAMVRMDGEKMSKSLGNLVFVSELRKEWDPRAIRLAILQHHYRHSWEWREDLMAEAFERLRRWEAAGDGDGALDEVRAALDDDLDTPAAVAAIDEVVAAGKGAAASAALLGVTL, encoded by the coding sequence ATGCGGCTGTACGACACCGCCCGCCGCGAGGTGGTCCCGTTCGAGCCCGGGCCGGTCGTCACCATGTACACGTGCGGCATCACGCCGTACGACGCCACCCACCTGGGGCACGCCGCCGTCTACCTGACCTACGACGTGCTGCAGCGGCGGCTGCGCGACATCGGCCACGAGACCCGCTGCGTCCGCAACGTGACCGACGTCGACGACGACATGCTCCGCAAGGCGCGGCAGCTGGGCGTCCACTACCTCGACCTGGCCGCGGCGGAGACCGCCCGCTTCGACGACGACATGCGGGCGCTCGACGTGCTGCCGTCGTGGAGCGAGCCGCGGGCGACCTCGGCGATCGCCGACATCCGGGGCTTCATCGGCATGGTGCTCGACCGGGGCTTCGCCTACACGTCCGGAGGCGCCGTCTACTTCGACGTGTCCAAGTGCGAGCGGTTCGGGAACCTGAGCCACCTCTCCCGGGAGGAGATGGTGGTGCTGGCGGCCGAGCGGGGCGGCAACCCCGACGACCCCGACAAGGACGACCCGCTCGACTTCGTGCTCTGGCAGCCGTCGGCCGAGGACGAGCCGGCCTGGGAGTCGCTGTGGGGACCGGGACGTCCCGGCTGGCACATCGAGTGCTCGGCGCTGGCGCTGCGGGAGCTGGGCACCACCATCGACCTGCACGGCGGCGGGACCGACCTGATCTTCCCGCACCACGAGTGCGAGGCCGCCCAGTCGGAGGCGGCGACGGGGGAGCCGTTCGTGCGCCACTGGATGCACCAGGCGATGGTGCGGATGGACGGCGAGAAGATGTCGAAGTCGCTGGGCAACCTGGTGTTCGTGTCGGAGCTGCGCAAGGAGTGGGACCCCCGGGCGATCCGCCTGGCGATCCTGCAGCACCACTACCGGCACAGCTGGGAGTGGCGTGAGGACCTGATGGCCGAGGCCTTCGAGCGCCTGCGCCGCTGGGAGGCCGCCGGCGACGGCGACGGTGCGCTCGACGAGGTGCGCGCGGCCCTCGACGACGACCTCGACACCCCCGCTGCGGTCGCCGCGATCGACGAGGTCGTCGCTGCCGGCAAGGGCGCAGCGGCGTCCGCGGCCCTCCTCGGCGTGACGCTCTAG